TTTTAGAACAGAAATCTCAATAGGCTCATCCGCAAAACTCTCATCACAGGTAAGATGAATGCTCTCCAACTCTTTTTGTGGGCATTCGCCAATTTTTTGAGTTAAGAGAAGATGGCAATCGGAAAGGGCATTTTTTATCTCTTCGATAGGATACGTTCCATTGCAGTTCTCTTTGCCCATACAGTACGAGTTTTCTACTTTACGGTGCATGATAAATTTGATCGCTTTATCGCCCGCTTCGTAGATCAAAAATTCTTTAGCACTGCCGAAGTGGTCATTAATCAGTCCATTTCCCCTCGTTGTCACAGCTACAAGCATTGTGTTTCCATTAGAGCTGAGTTCGTCTTTGTTCGTCGCTTCTTCTTGATTGATTTTGCCGTTCGCTGCTCGAAGCGCTCTTCGCCATGTCTCGATGTTTTCATGGGTTTTCATACGTTGGTTCAGGTCGTAGTGGTGCGCAAGCTCTTCAAAGCTTTTGTCAACAAAGCTCTCTTTGAAAAATTCATCACTGCGATCTTCACCCAAAAGCCCAACAGCGTCGGCGCGGCATTGTCGACAGTGGCGCATCAATTTGACATTGACATCGCATGCTTCTTGTGCCTTCATGAGCTGTTTATGACTCGCACTTGGAACGCCGTCCAGTCCAAATTGGGTTCCGTATTCTGGTTTTGAGATAATCGGCATGACGTTTTGAATGAAAACACCTAGTTCTTTGACTTTTCGCGCGACAAAGGGAAGGTGCTCGTCATTGATGCCAGGGATTAAGACCGAGTTGACTTTGACAAGAATGCCTCGCTCAACCAGCATTTGAATACCAAGAAGTTGTTTTTCAAGCAACAATTTCGCCCCCTCAACTCCACGGTGTTTTTTATGTTCGTAAAAAACCCATGGATAGATTTTAGAGCCGATTTCGCCGCTCTCATCAACAGAGTTCAGTGTCACCGTCACATGCTCAATGTTGTACTTGGCAATCTCATCAATATGTTTATGAATCATCAAACCATTCGTTGAAAGACAAAGTTTGATGTCAGGAGCATATTTTTTAAGCAATGAGAAAGTCTCAAAGGTTTGCTTAGGATTGGCAAGTCCATCGCCGGGTCCTGCGATGCCTACAACGCTGAGTTGTTGGATCAGACCGCCTACATGTAAAACCTTTTTCACCGCCTCTTCAGGGGTGAGTTTATAGCTCGTAACGCCTGGGCGACTCTCGTTGGAGCAGTCGTACTTGCGGTTGCAGTAGTTGCACTGAATGTTACATGCAGGGGCTACTGCCACATGGATACGCGCATAATGTTGGTGGGCATCTTGAGAGTAACATGGGTGGTTGTTAATCTTTTGCATGATGCTGGCATGAAGTTCATTTTGGGTGTTGGTGGATGATGAACAAGAACAACTCATGTGCGATCCTTTAGAATTTCTTTACCCTAAAGTTTGCACAAAGTGTTCCTTAGATTAGATGGACTAGTCTTTGAGTTCCTGATAAATCGTATAAATTTTGTCGATATTTTTGTCAAAAAGGGCAATGAGCGTAGGGTCGAAATGCGTTCCACTGTGCTGTTGCAAGTGTTGATGTGCCGTTTCAAAACTCCATGGCACTTTATACGGACGTGTTGAAATGAGTGCATCAAAAACGTCAGCAATCGCAACAATGCGCCCAAAAATAGAGATATTTTCACCTTTTTTACCGTGAGGATAGCCTGTACCATCCCATTTTTCATGATGTTCCAATGCAATCAGTGCTGCAGCTTTGAGGTACTCGTTCTCCTCATCAAACAACAGATCGTGACCCAATTTAGTATGGGTTTTCATGGTTTCAAACTCTTCAGGTGTGAGTTTGTCTTGTTTGAGTAAGATTTTATCGGCAATACCAATTTTTCCTGCATCGTGCATGGGAGCAGCGAGTTCAATTTTGCTAATCTCATCTCTGCTTAAGCCATACTGCTCCGCTAAAAGCGCACTGTAAAGTCCAACACGTTTGGT
Above is a genomic segment from Sulfurospirillum halorespirans DSM 13726 containing:
- the nifB gene encoding nitrogenase cofactor biosynthesis protein NifB, which gives rise to MSCSCSSSTNTQNELHASIMQKINNHPCYSQDAHQHYARIHVAVAPACNIQCNYCNRKYDCSNESRPGVTSYKLTPEEAVKKVLHVGGLIQQLSVVGIAGPGDGLANPKQTFETFSLLKKYAPDIKLCLSTNGLMIHKHIDEIAKYNIEHVTVTLNSVDESGEIGSKIYPWVFYEHKKHRGVEGAKLLLEKQLLGIQMLVERGILVKVNSVLIPGINDEHLPFVARKVKELGVFIQNVMPIISKPEYGTQFGLDGVPSASHKQLMKAQEACDVNVKLMRHCRQCRADAVGLLGEDRSDEFFKESFVDKSFEELAHHYDLNQRMKTHENIETWRRALRAANGKINQEEATNKDELSSNGNTMLVAVTTRGNGLINDHFGSAKEFLIYEAGDKAIKFIMHRKVENSYCMGKENCNGTYPIEEIKNALSDCHLLLTQKIGECPQKELESIHLTCDESFADEPIEISVLKGVRKHFFTAS